GCTTTTATCTACAGATACCATACTACAAATACCAAAGGATGATTATTTCACCAAGATGTATTATTTCCTACTTAGGTTGTACTGCATTCTTAGTTAACTTACTGTTCCCTGTAATGATCTGTGTGCTTGCAGTAAAGAATTACCATCAGTGTATTCCTCAATTGACATGGCACCGGGGGGTGCTTTCTGCTTAGCCATAGATGGTTCTAAGAAGCATTCTTCACAGAGTAAAAAAGTTTTAGATACTTTGGACACATTCATCTTTCTGTCAGACTTAGAGGACATGCCCCACAAACAAGGAGAGCTCCTCTCTGCCCAAGAATGCAATGTTGTTCTGTGGATTttaatcaaaattatttttcctagggtatgtctacacagcaaagttatttcaaaattaattcaaaatagcggatggcttattttgaacttggtaaacctcattccacgaggagtagcacctatttcaaaattgctattttgaaataagtgctgtgtagacgcagaataggggctatttagaaatagggggcATCCAGCCCTTGCCAGGGTGCCCTACTGGCCACTCTgaccccaaccaggaaaactcctctcctcttccctcctcggagcccttaaaggggtagagtctggccacagtgtctgtgccagcaccagcccagagccagtattcACTACtcctgacccaatggccccagcatgagccaggcagccagtgccagccagccctccaccgctccccagcccagtaccccagctcccaggagcttgccaggggctggagaaggcgggcgccttcctggtccagtgcagagatcatggacctgattgagatttggggggatgCCGCCAGTATCCATGATTTCcccactagatggaggaatgcaaccaGCTATAgctggatagctgccagcctggccaccaaaggccacatccgaacccaagagcaggttcaGATGAAAATTAAGGCACTGCGGCAGGCCTatcccagggccacagggggcagctcccaaacaggggcagacccagagcccagcccctatTTTGACTACatcctgggggggcaggatggtctgtgccccccagctgGTCATCGACcctagggcagagggccctgTCCAGGgcatagaggaggaggaggagggccaggagccgtAGGAGCCCGGAGGAAGCATGCCGCggagccaggacccccgagctgtcccagcgGACCTGTCACCGGTGTCAtctggggaggcaacaacatgtgagtgccattaCTGTCCCCttatgggtgggggggagggagaccaggtaCCGCACGTGTGTGCCTTGCTGTCcatggatcacacagcaacctgtgcatgtgtgagcatgtgctgtgccacccctgggcacgtggccccagctggctgccacacaggggtctGGGCCTGTTATCCAcacatgtgtgtgaagagacatgacatgatCCTGACCCCGgagtgggacacagcaggatgtctCCCTCCACGAGCCCCCTCGTCCCCTGCACAGAGGCAGGGatatctccccccccacacacacacacccacactatacacagcacaggggcatgggtgcagtcccgggGCAGCTTCCACTTCCGGGGGTAGCAGGACATCCCGAACATGGCTTCTGttcaagcacatcagctctgatggtaCAGAGAACTGttgtcctcgccttgcagagggagactgggcttcacccactgtatccccagggataactgaccacttctcttgtttctccacagccataccagctgcgagtgcagggcgcaccacaccacccaggacatcctcccgcacccaagGATTCTGCAGGCCCACCCATGCAGTGGAGGGATTCCAGCAgaagcacctgggggcactgcgagccctgcaccgcaccctcaaCCATTGGGTgcagaagacctgcagctccggcgggagcagcttgccagctgtgagcacctgcagaccctggtgcagagcttgctgcctcctgacgctccagcccctgctgtctccccagttaccgctcctcctcccactccttttccccctcccacttcttcctccacaccctcctccctcccccgggacaccgaggcccccgcacccgcggtgctgggagacagttgggtcgacgagacccccaaccctgagcccttcctcccccttcctccccttgcctcccgctgccagctccctcctcccaggttttcccctcccctctcccaccttattccccagtctcacctcagtttcatccctcccctccacacccaagttttgttcaataaagagactttgttgtaatgaacacgtgtcttttattgtacagcaggaaggagagttagggaggggtaagtggaaggacatgagggaggaatgaggcacaagcccccagttgggcaCATCAGGGAGGCTGTTAGTGCCTGCataacgtgctgccaggctcacagcaacacatccaggagaagcaccagagtgcccaggggcggctctggctccatgctgcagagtgctatggTATCTTAAGTGAGGGTAACCAGAgtacgcagagaaaaaaatgaggtaggtaagcaagcagggaaacctgagaactggctgtccaggggggggtccctttaagcaaaggcctcagatagcctcatgcagcagccacacaaggtaactccggTTCCgaccggccttaaatgtgattcagcgtccaatcagtgtggaacactcttccttctacttcttactccttatgaaatgagggttacaggaatcagaggaaaaagtcctccatctcgacattattttgaaataatagcaagGACATATCAAGTGGGATCCTACAGGGATCAGTAGggatccagttctgttcaatatcttcaccaaaagtttagataatggcatagatgGTGCATTTATACACTTTGTggctgataccaagctggaagggctTGGAATTGCTTTGGAGTGTAGGATTAAAATGATATGGCTAAATTAGAGAAATGGTtttaggtaaataggatgaaattcaatgaggacaaatgcaaagtactttacTTAGAAAAGAACAATGAGAAATGACTGCTTAGGAAAGAGTAATGTGGAAAACAAgctggggtcatagtggaccacaagctaaaaatAAGTCAACAGTATAAAAGtattgaaaaaaaaagcaaacataattctgggatgtattagcaggagtacaGTAAgcgagacatgagaagtaattcttctactctagGCTACACTGACTAAGCCTTAACTGGAgtgttgcgtccagttctggatgccacatttcaggaaagatgtagacaatttgggaaaagtccagagaagagctacaaaaaagattaaaggtctagaaaacattaccTCTGActgaagattgaaaaaaatgggtttgtttagtttggagaagagaagactgagaggcgaCATAATCTttcatgtacttgaaaactgttacaaGGCAAAGATAGAAAAATGGTTCTCAATTTCTAATGATatggcaagaagcaatgggtttaaattgcagtaggggaggcttaggttggacatcaggaaaaacttcctaactgtcaaggagattaaacactggaataaattgcccagggaggttctacaatctctatcactggagagcattaacagcaggttagacaaacacctgtcagggattgtctaggTAATATTTAGCCCTGCCATGAGTGGAAGGGATTGAACTAGTTTACTTCTCAAGACTCCTTCCATTCCTATGTTTCTGTGATTCTAAGTGCTTATGATCGCTGGTTTAGACTTCCATCTAAAATGATTCATGGAGAGTGCTGGTAGATGGATTCAAGCATATAGAGAGATTTATAAATTACACATGGACCTGAATTGGGGtatggcagagctgcagcagttgaGGAGAAACTCCAGGAAGGAGATGCAAGTGTGAATGCCTACATGCTGAAAACGTTGGGAAGAATTATGCTGCCATTGGCTGACAATAAATTCAGCAGGATAGTACAGAAGGTAGAAGGGAGCCTGACTCAGTTATCTTCTTGCCATCTCTTGAGATAGTTGGCAGCCTATATTATTAGGAAGGAGCTGTGCATCCCCGAGATCCATGACTTAGGTTTTATCCAGTTCTTTTGCTTGCAGGGGAGCAATAAGAGAAGGTGGTTTTTTTACCCCCTCCACTCTGCTCTTACCCTCATACCTGCACAGGAACTGGACACCATTTCATCCATAATGAGGCACCAGAAATTTATATATTGCATCACAAAATATTTTCCCTAGAGTCACATTCTTATATCATGGCCACAACTATATTATTAGTGATGttaagttttgttttgttatttaaatCAATCGACTGGGATTTGAACCCGCAGCAGTATAACCCTGTGACAGTAGCACTGATTCATTCATCAAGATTTCTCACTAATTTGCACAAAACCTACTAATTCCTTTTTTCAAGCAACAGGGTAattctgctccccttccctcccccaacccactcTTATTCTACTcttataaatatgcataattgTTAGTAGTTTTGCTATTGGGCTGAGTGGTTTGGTAAGTTATTTCAAGCATGCTGATGACACATCTGACATAAGCAGTCCGTCTATGACATTCTGTGGGTCCAACCATTTGGAAATTGCCACAAGTTTCTGTTTAAATCAGCAGCTGAAGTGTGAATGTATTTTTGACATTTTTGAGATTGTTCATGAAGCTGGGAGTTGACCAGTGATTTGCATGCTGAAAGCCTAATAATGTTGAATTTATAGGAAATGTAAATGCTAGATTTTAAAAAGATAGAATAAAAGAAATTCAATGGATAAAACTTCTAGAATGAGATCAAAGCATTTATTCAAATAGTTTCTGGTCCAAATTCCATTGATGACAATGGAAAGACTCATTGACTTAGCTTTGCATCAGACTCCCTGGCACCTTTCtatgaaaaaaacagaaaaaacctGAAACCAGAAGGGTAATGAGGAGGGTTTCACTGTTGTAGACATAACAGAATAATAATTTCCCTGCATCTATAGAAAGAATAGTTTAGGGAAGgtgttttcaaactttgggtcatAGCTTGTAAGAGCGAGATGTTTTATCTGAGCATCCATAAGCATGGTCGCTTATGGCTCCCAATGGCTATTCCTGgccaccattcctggccaaagggagctgctggaagcagtACAGGATGAGCCACCAATTTCTATAGCTCCCACTGGCgaggaatggtgaaccacagccactgtGAGCTACCAGTGGCCATACCTGTGGACACTCAACTAAATAAAGTGTCTCGTGGCCAGCCAGCGGCTTACCCTTATAAGCCATGACCCAAATTTTGAAACCTTTTGTTAAGGATATGGGCTGTGATGGCAGCACCACTTTCCATTTGGATATATAACAGGGGAAAGCACCCTAGAATTCTGCAGTAGGTGTTTATTCATTTAATCATCAGGCTGCTGACTGGATTTCACATGTTTGTCTtcggtttattttatttttacaaagcTATAATTAGCTTAAGTTGAAAATGTTTCCTCTGAAATGGGCAGCTTTGTTTGCAGTGTCATCCACAATGTCACTAGCCAGAAGATTAAACCTATTCAGAATTAATAGTTTAGTTACAGTCAGAATTCTGGGAGCAGGGAATGGCTGAAGCATCACGGAAGTTCTATAGATATACTGTTTTACTCCCCCCtaaacatagtggctacgtctacactggccccttttccggaaggggcatgtaaatttcatgagtcgtagtagggaaatgcgcgggggatttaaatatcccccgcggcatttaaataaaaatgtccgccgcttttttccggcttttaaaaaagccggaaaagagcgtctacactggccccgatcctctgggaaaaagtgcccttttccggagggtcttattcctacttcactTTTtcccagaggatcggggccagtgtagacgctcttttccggcttttttaaaagccggaaaaaagcggcggacatttttatttaaatgccgcgggggatatttaaatcccccgcgcatttccctactacgactcatgaaatttacatgccccttccggaaaaggggccagtgtagacgagcccagtcAGAgaggctaagggtatgtcttcactacagagttttttttgaaaaacggctgttttttaaaaaaaacttcaggaacgtccacactgcaattacatGCTTCCGTAAGAGatgtttttccggcattggtaatcctctttctacgaggaagaagccttcttctgaaagagctcttttgggaaaacgtgtgtgtggacagggaagagggagttctttcagaagaagaggaaagaggaaaaagcacaggtgccttagtggtcactccgtccatagtaatcacagattaaATGTGAgaaagcgtccattcagtgttgacgctatctttcgaaaaagcagatcattttttcaatgctctttggcagtgtagatctcttccggaaaagcttcttctgaaataagcttgcagtctagatgtagcctaatactCCACAGTGAAGAACAGAGGCAGTTCACAGCTCTTGGAGAAACTCCTGCTATTCTACTGTGTTGCAGCTGAGGTTTCACTAATATCAAAGGTAGTGTGCTTCTGCTATTCCAGGGTGGGGCAGTTTCTAAGATGTTCATGTAGAAGATGAGTACACATTTAATCTGTAGGTTTAGTTCCTAATAAATAACACCCTTGTTATAACTTTCACTTTTATCTCTCCTTTGTTTCAGATTCCCAGGAAGGAAATTACAAATCAGAGGTCAACAGCAAACCTAGGAAGGAAAGGACAGCCTTTACCAAGGAGCAAATCAGAGAGCTAGAAGCAGAATTTGCCCATCATAACTACCTAACCAGGCTGAGAAGATATGAGATAGCAGTAAATCTGGACCTCACTGAAAGACAGGTACCGATGGAAAGTTGTTGATTTTGAAGTGTatgttaaatatttaaaactaCCAGCCATCTTCTTAGCTCTAGTTGATTTATCCTAGATATGCTaatgtataaaataaaaaaattacaggTAACTCTGAAATGATACATGTTAAGATTGAGTAAAAATGTTACTTTGAAACAGATATTTATAAATTCAGTTAACCCACTGAAACAGGTGTTTACTATCAATAAGTCAGATAGTGTACCTCCCAGAAGGGAATCAATAGGTTTTCAGATTGCCCAATGCATCTCTACTTAAAATATATCCAGTCTTCTCTTCTGTGCAAAGGCTTCTTCCTAGATATTTACGGGCATTTTTACATATGTCTACCACCTGTTCTCTGAATCCTGAAAAATCACAAACCAAGCTACTAGAGTGGGAAGGAAGACATTGAATTACCAAACCATAACTAAGACTTCCATTTCAAGCATAATAAGCAGTGTGTCTTTTCATACTTGGAATATTTGATGACAACTCTGTTCTCTTACGCTTTTaacacaacaaggagtccagtggtaccttacagactaacaagttTATATGGAACAAGCTTTTGTGAGTTCCAAATCATTTAATCAGGTTCCATAAGAGAAAGTAAAAGAAACAGATAGTAGGAATACAGAGATCAAGGTGAATGTGGCTAAGAAGGTGAAaatacctaaagtggaaaattacttatggCAAGAAGAAGTCATTTCAAgtctctattcagacccattctgatggtattaaatttgcatatgaattccagctcagcagtttcatgtCTATTTTtgaagggttgggtttttttttgtttttatttttggcttGAGGATGGCAACTTTCAACTCTgctagtgtatgtctacactagccccctagttcgaactagggaggctaatctAGGCATTCgatgttgcaaatgaagcccgggatttaaatatcctaggctttatttgcatcttcccgtccgggcgccactTAGTtggagttaacatttgactgccgcgtgtagccgcgggcagttagttcggactaaggggatttaaaaatggtgcccggacgggaaaatgcaaataaagcccgggatatttaaatcccaggcttcatttgcaacttcgaatgcctacattagcctccctagttcgaactactactagtgtagacatacccttactgttatccagagaggttaaaatgttctcccagtGTTTTTTGTaagttaccattcttgatgttttACAACACAGCAAAATTAATCCAGCATTATAAAGTGGTATGACACAACCATATGATGAGATGATTCAGTGTTCCAAAAGTAAATTGATTATTTCAATATACAATACAGAGATAGGTGTACCTGAACATACATCTTTGGGAGTTCACTGGGAGAAAAGGAATTCTTCTGATACTTCTATATCAAAGAATAAAATCTCAGACTTCCTTTACTACACGTTAATTCATGAAGGGGAACATGAGGGGATACTTTCTACTTTGTCGCAGATGTGTAATatcaatgttaggaatcattataaTGAATCTATCCACATACCATCTGAGCATAACTTTTCTGTGCTTCTCTAGTTAATCACATGTGGCACCTAGGTTGCTGAGAATGCTGCACTTCTAGGACAAAGGCCCAGATAGTTTCAATCAGGACAAAGGCCTGGATAATTTCAATCAGGAAGGGAAAGGTTTTAAAGCTTCTACTCCCAACATACACAACAGCATTAACAAGATTGATTTATGCCTTCCAGTTAGACAGGAAGGGGCCATTAACTGCACTGAAGATGCACAATGGTCCACAACAAAAAGATAATTGGAAAGTGGATGAAAACCTAGCCGATTCTCCAGTATTCATTTGATTTCTAAAAATTGGGGGAAATTTTGCTGTCATTGCCTCTGTTGTAATTTGGGAACATTTTCATAGAAATCAGATGAATTACCTTAGTGTGAAACTGATGTGAATAacatcagaatcaggccctctcCTTCCACATTATATGAAAACTTCTAAGAATGGAATTTCGGGAATTGATTCTTCCCTCATACTAGTTTTACATCGGTGCAAGCTGCACTGATTTCAGAAAACGTATGCCACAGATTACACTGCTGTGAGATCAATATTAATTTTTTCAATGCAGAGTCAGAATATTTCTTAAATATGCATTACATTCAGTTGTTAACAGAATGAATGCTAACACAATACCAGCATCCAACCACTTGCATATTTATTATTGTAATTTTTATTACCTAGTAGCATGTACTAGTCCCAAGATCAGAAGCCTGTTGCGCTGGatattttacacacacatgcTAGGAAATAAGCTCTTTAGGGAAAGGACTATaatctaaataaaaggctaaatATTCTCATGTAGCATAGCTCATTTGGTCTGGTTTTCAGAAGTGATCACTGCATAGAGTATTATTCAGAGAATGATGTGACACTGTGGGGGCACTCTCATTTCTGGCATATACTATCATTTTCTAAAATTTTTGCCAAAGCATCTTTTGCTGAGAATAGTAGTCACTGTCTCTGACTAGGTTAAGATATAAGTTATAGTACCTATGCCAAAACCAGCTGTAGACCTACCTATGTTTGAAAGATCTTCAAACATTCAGGGAATGCTTATGATTTTTTTGTGAAATAGATACTCAAATTGGATATTGGATAatgcagcaaagaaaaaaaaagcagccgtTATTAGATACATTAAACATCTCCACCAAGAAACTATGTTTGTGAACAGAATTAACCACTGACGGAATTAATTATTTTGCATATGTTGTTGTTACTGAcattcaaaaaaagcaaatatcaaaTTATTATACAGAGTCAGAGACACAAAAATAAACAAGAGAACACTATTGTCAGTCATCCTAAAGTTACTTCTTTCAATTAGTTCCCAATATGTGGCAGATGTGAGATAAATCATGGGGCCCATTATCTTAGGAAAACTCAATCTTCCTCTTGATCATTATGATAATTTCTACCATACGTTATAGCTTAAATGGGACATCACCACCCAACATTCATAATTACCTTTCTGGCACGTAGAATAAACTATAGAAAAACATATGTTTTACCATATTTAAAAGCCTATGCAAGACTGGCCAAGTTTTCTACTAGCATCAAAGCAAGACACAAATTAATTTCCAAACAATTTCTAAGGTCAGCACAAATATAAATGCCTGGTGGAAGGACATGTTCACTAAAAATGTGTGAAGGAGCCAAGTCCTGATTTTTGTTGTTTGCATGTTAGGCTACGTTATTTAGAATGTCAGCATGGAACAGGAATGAGCATAATTTGTATGGCACCCTAACAAAAAAAGATTACATAGATATCTCAAAGTCTCGGTTATTGAGTGCACTTCAAGAGCATTTCAAACACATATTGTGGCTCTATTATCACACTATAAAAGTTCCAGCAATATAGGTGCCTCTAATTCTTACTCCATTGCCTATAGAGTGCACTCCAATCCCTACTCAGCCAGCAGTTAATGATTTTCAGCTGGCAGGCCTCTATGTATTCTGAAGAGCTAGTTAGtctaaaaaaaatctcttagGTCTCTAGATATTTGTAACCTTGACAAGCGCATTCTTGGCTTTTTTGTCCATCCAGATAAACTTGGAGAAGGCGCCATCCAAACTTTTAATATCTCACTGTGGGATGAGGAGAGGAAGCAGCTGGAGTGGGGTATAAGAGGTGTGGCAAAATGGACATTTTTATAGGGTCAGTCCTGCCAAATATAGAAAGAGTGGGAGATCTTTTCACATCACAAGATCTTTTTGCACAGAGCTAATCAAAGGAGCAACGTTGCAGTTCTTCAAGCTAGCTAAGGTTACCGGAATAAACAGTTCAAATATGTAATGCTTCTATTTGCCAACATAAACGGAAAATCCCACCTAGTCAGATTAAATTCCACTAGGAGGGCTTATTTTTGCTAGTTAACCTTGAGTCCCGATATCTGCCCAAAATCCATCAATCATTTACAAAATACCCAGAATCAGTGTTTCTTCGTAGGTAATGGGGAAAACAGTTTGTTAAAATAAAGAAGGGCTTTATGCTCCCTTGTCTCAGTTCAGCATAATGAAAGTCTCTAGTGTGTCAAGTTATGAAGTGGTGCCGGTAGTTCCACGAGCAGATAAACAGCAGTATATTTACAGTATCTAGCACAGTGGGGCTGTAGTCTTGATTAAAGCCTTTTTATGCTACagcaataaaataataaataataatagtaaatcACCATTACAGAGGTGCCCATCCTTCTTATTCATAAATGGCTACTTATACTTGGTTAACATCTTTTTCAGCATCTCAAGACTGAGTGTGGGATTCTACAATCCTTATTCAGGCCAAACAGCCTTTCCAGACAAAGTCAGGTTGATTTGCTGGAGTACAGACAACCTTAACATAGTTAAGCAATATCAATCAGATATGCTGGATTGTCGAATCTTTTCTGGAAGTCGATTGCTCATTCCAAATTTCCACTTATTCAACAGTGTCCATGTATGCTATAATGATTTGAGTGTGTAGATATGTCTGTGTGATGAGCAGCAGCCCACAGCAGCAAGCCTCTAAGTTCGGGTTGACAGATTTGGGATTGAGGAGCTCATGCTATAGCACTACAAATAGCTGTATAGACATTGCAACTTGGACTGAAACCTGGGTTTAGAGATGGGGTTTGCCTGCATTCCTCTGgatttgtcatttttttaaaataatgtacttAAAAATCTAGTGATACTTGTATGTTTATCTGGAATAAAATGATTACAGGAAGCATTACTACAGTAATTCCATAATTTCtcctgaaaaaagaaatgcttctGGAAACATAAAATATATCTAATTGGTATTTTAATTATATAATTTTGGCTTGAGTAAttatttacatttaaaacaaaagtttgTGGTAAAACTTCAAATGATGAGTTTACTTTTGCTACATAAATTGGGAGTGGAATTATTGTTAATAATTCATTCACATTGGGAAACCTTATATTCAAAACTTCCAGTGGTTCAGTGGACATCAAGGGTCCAGCTGCTAGTCATGGTTAGATCCTGACATCTGCATGAAGTCTAGTTGAATTCAGTGAGGTTTTGGAAAAGTAAAGTGGTCTGCCTGTGCTAATCAGCTTATGGGATTTGGCCCAAAGTTTAATAATTGTTCAGACAATGCTTCTGTTAAATCTAGTTTGTGCAATGGGGTTGGGGTAAAGGTAGGACCATGGAGCTGGTCAGGACAAAAAGCAGGGGTGGATAAGATCCAGCCCGCAGACCATACTGCCGGAACGCTCAAACACGCAGCAGCCACTGTTTTAAGGTGCagggctgttccatgtggctgtCTGCtttagagggagggggaagcttcatGTGACCTCTCCGCCCTCAGCCTAatcttcagctcctattggctggaaataaccggccaataggaactgaccccagccaatctctaaGCTCCTATAAGTGGGCTCCTCCGAGCCAGAGCTTCCTTCTGGCACTCCTGCTCCTCAATtccctccccaggtcaccatctAACCACTTTGCACCCTCCTGCCCCTAGTCGCAACTCCCTTCCAGGCCCTGAACCCCTTTCTATATCTCTCCCCAGGCctatactccctccctgaccctatacCCCAATACtgtgacccaggtcacaaccacctccttcacccaaactctctctcagacctcacaccatttcctgcactccagtcccttaccctgtgcacccttctgcacctaacctacatcctagaccccacatcccctccacagaaaagtgtggctcttgaccactttcaaAATCTTggg
The DNA window shown above is from Pelodiscus sinensis isolate JC-2024 chromosome 2, ASM4963464v1, whole genome shotgun sequence and carries:
- the MEOX2 gene encoding homeobox protein MOX-2 isoform X1 codes for the protein MPRSQDPRAVPADLSPVSSGEATTCECHYCPLMGGGEGDQVPHVCALLSMDHTATCACVSMCCATPGHVAPAGCHTGVWACYPHMCVKRHDMILTPEWDTAGCLPPRAPSSPAQRQGYLPPHTHTPTLYTAQGHGCSPGAASTSGGSRTSRTWLLFKHISSDGTENCCPRLAEGDWASPTVSPGITDHFSCFSTAIPAASAGRTTPPRTSSRTQGFCRPTHAVEGFQQKHLGALRALHRTLNHWVQKTCSSGGSSLPAVSTCRPWCRACCLLTLQPLLSPQLPLLLPLLFPLPLLPPHPPPSPGTPRPPHPRCWETVGSTRPPTLSPSSPFLPLPPAASSLLPGFPLPSPTLFPSLTSVSSLPSTPKFCSIKRLCCNEHVSFIVQQEGELGRGKWKDMREE